The Leishmania donovani BPK282A1 complete genome, chromosome 23 genome contains a region encoding:
- a CDS encoding lathosterol oxidase-like protein, whose product MDFAFRLFTSVIPVDREKMTHQMLVFWLILTSGGISMYLFFASISYFTYFRKLKRQFFPKTIDPDDARELHEQVRHEIWIAVCSIPFMAFLMMPAATFSHRGYSKLYYNISDYGWAYFLMSPVLFFAFTDFMVYCFHRGLHHPIIYKHVHKLHHTYKYTTPFSSHAFNPVDGFGQGVPYYVFVYLFPLHNILFIVLFLAVNFWTISIHDQVDFGGHFINTTGHHTIHHELSNCDYGQYTTIWDRLGGSYRPAEQTHHLSSLLRAGDPKYVDPVYESYHEEKGFLAGRFKEEAAARRSKKVGA is encoded by the coding sequence ATGGACTTCGCCTTTCGCCTGTTCACCTCCGTCATCCCGGTGGACCGGGAGAAGATGACGCATCAGATGCTTGTCTTCTGGCTTATCCTCACCAGTGGCGGCATCTCCATGTACCTGTTCttcgcctccatctcctACTTCACGTACTTTCGCAAGTTGAAGCGACAGTTCTTTCCCAAGACGATCGATCCCGACGATGCTCGCGAGTTGCATGAGCAGGTGCGGCACGAGATTTGGATTGCGGTGTGCTCGATCCCATTCATGGCGTTTTtgatgatgccggcggccaccTTCTCGCACCGTGGGTACAGCAAGCTGTACTACAACATCTCCGACTACGGCTGGGCGTACTTCCTGATGTCGCCTGTGCTGTTCTTCGCCTTTACCGACTTCATGGTGTACTGCTTCCACCGTGGGCTGCACCACCCGATAATCTACAAGCACGTGCACAAACTGCACCACACATACAAGTACACAACGCCCTTCTCGTCGCACGCCTTTAACCCTGTTGACGGCTTCGGCCAGGGCGTTCCGTACTACGTCTTTGTCTATTTATTTCCCCTCCACAACATCCTCTTCATTGTGCTATTCTTGGCGGTGAACTTCTGGACGATCTCGATCCACGACCAGGTTGACTTTGGTGGACACTTCATCAACACAACTGGCCATCACACGATCCACCACGAACTGTCCAACTGCGACTACGGCCAGTACACGACTATATGGGACCGCCTGGGTGGATCGTACCGCCCTGCCGAGCAGACGCATCACCTATCGTCCctgctgcgcgctggcgaTCCCAAGTATGTGGACCCCGTGTACGAGTCATATCACGAGGAGAAGGGCTTCCTGGCAGGTCGGTTcaaggaggaggccgccgcgcgtCGCTCAAAGAAGGTGGGCGCATAA